Proteins found in one Channa argus isolate prfri chromosome 7, Channa argus male v1.0, whole genome shotgun sequence genomic segment:
- the usp5 gene encoding ubiquitin carboxyl-terminal hydrolase 5 isoform X2 has translation MADVGEVLMSVLSTIRVPKPGDRVHKDECALSFSTPESEGGIYVCMNSFLGFGSQYVDRHHARTGQRAFLHIARTRKAKKEDDNNSGPEHPPKKKPTRLAIGIEGGFDVEQDQYEEDVRVVILPDRQEVTSEDLATMPDVVRERVSLSMAGIMAADSVSHTLQVQQWDGEVRQESRHAADLKQLDNGVKIPPSGWRCEVCDLQENLWMNLTDGKVLCGRRYFDGTGGNNHALLHFQETGYPLAVKLGTITPDGADVYSYDEDDMVLDSKLPEHLAHFGIDMMTMEKTERTMTELEIAVNQRVGEWEVIQESGTTLRPLLGPGLTGMKNLGNSCYLNSVMQVLFTIPDFQNKYVANIDKIINEAPSDPTQDFKTQVAKLGYGLLSGEYSKPAPDPGDENGASEPRGDQIGIAPRMFKALVGRGHPEFSTNRQQDAQEFLLHFINMVERNCRSGPNPSEAFRFLVEERIVCQQSQKAKYTQRVDYMVQLPVPMDQATNTEELQEAERRREEGDSSAPTVRAQIPFTACMAALSEPEMLTDFWSSAVQAKTTATKTTCFASFPDYLVIQIKKFTFGLDWVPKKLDVSIDVPDTLDLSALRATGQQPGEELLPEVAPPPLMTPDVEVKAPVLDDSTVSQLCEMGFPLEACRKAVYYTGNTGIDAATNWIMSHMDDPDFAAPLVLPGCSSGAGTTPTESLCEEHLATIVSMGFSRDQATKALRATSNVLDRAVDWIFSHLDDLESMDVSEGGRSAADSEGGRDPPPGPRVRDGSGKYELFAFISHMGTSTMCGHYVCHIKKDQQWVIFNDQKVCASEKPPKDLGYLYFYRRVAE, from the exons ATGGCGGATGTTGGTGAGGTTTTGATGTCGGTTTTGTCCACAATTCGGGTTCCGAAACCCGGTGACCGTGTTCACAAAGACGAATGCGCCTTGTCATTTTCCACCCCA GAAAGTGAGGGGGGCATTTATGTGTGCATGAACAGTTTCCTGGGCTTTGGAAGTCAGTATGTGGACAGACATCATGCTCGGACTGGCCAGAGGGCTTTTTTGCACATCGCCCGGACTCGTAAGGCAAAG AAGGAAGATGACAATAACTCCGGACCTGAACACCCACCGAAGAAAAAGCCTACAAGACTGGCTATAG GCATTGAAGGAGGTTTTGATGTTGAGCAGGATCAGTATGAGGAAGATGTAAGGGTAGTCATTTTACCTGACAGACAAGAAGTGACATCAGAGGACCTTGCAACTATGCCAGATGTTGTGAGAGAACGG GTATCCTTGTCAATGGCGGGTATTATGGCGGCCGACTCAGTGTCTCATACTTTACAAGTTCAACAGTGGGATGGAGAGGTGAGACAGGAGTCAAGGCACGCCGCTGACCTTAAACAGCTTGACAATGGAGTCAAAATCCCTCCCAG TGGCTGGCGGTGTGAGGTATGTGACCTCCAGGAGAATCTTTGGATGAACCTGACAGATGGTAAAGTGCTCTGTGGTCGCAGGTATTTTGATGGCACTGGGGGCAACAACCATGCCCTTCTCCACTTCCAAGAGACAGGATACCCACTTGCTGTCAAGCTCGGTACCATCACCCCTGATGGAGCAG ATGTGTATTCTTATGATGAGGATGATATGGTGCTGGATTCCAAGTTACCAGAGCACCTTGCTCACTTTGGCATTGACATGATGACAATGGAAAAG ACTGAACGAACTATGACAGAGTTAGAAATTGCTGTGAACCAGCGTGTGGGAGAGTGGGAAGTTATCCAGGAGTCGGGGACTACCCTACGTCCCCTGTTGGGCCCTGGCCTGACTGGCATGAAGAACCTGGGCAACAGCTGCTACCTCAACTCTGTCATGCAAGTGCTCTTCACCATTCCAGACTTCCAAAACAA GTATGTTGCTAATATTGACAAGATCATTAATGAAGCACCAAGTGATCCCACCCAGGACTTCAAAACCCAAGT AGCCAAGCTTGGCTACGGTCTGTTATCAGGAGAGTATTCTAAACCAGCACCAGATCCCGGAGATGAAAATGGTGCATCTGAACCCAGG GGAGACCAAATCGGCATAGCACCACGAATGTTCAAAGCACTTGTTGGGAGAGGCCACCCAGAGTTTTCCACCAATCGACAACAGGATGCTCAGGAGTTTTTATTGCACTTCATAAACATGGTGGAG AGAAACTGTCGCTCTGGGCCCAATCCATCTGAAGCCTTTAGATTCCTTGTGGAGGAGAGGATTGTGTGTCAGCAGTCACAGAAAGCCAAGTACACACAGCGGGTGGATTATATGGTTCAGCTACCTGTTCCAATGGACCAGGCTACCAACACAG AAGAGCTTCAGGAGGCAGAGCGTCGACGTGAAGAGGGGGACTCATCAGCCCCTACAGTGCGAGCACAAATCCCCTTCACAGCTTGCATGGCGGCGCTCAGTGAACCAGAGATGCTCACAGACTTCTGGAGCTCAGCTGTGCAGGCAAAAACTACTGCTACCAA AACAACCTGCTTTGCCTCTTTCCCTGACTACCTGGTAATCCAGATTAAGAAGTTTACCTTTGGCCTTGACTGGGTGCCCAAGAAATTGG ATGTGAGCATCGATGTTCCTGACACTCTGGACCTGAGTGCGCTACGTGCGACTGGCCAGCAGCCAGGGGAGGAGCTTCTACCAGAGGTGGCCCCGCCCCCACTTATGACCCCAGATGTGGAGGTTAAAG CTCCAGTCCTTGATGACTCTACTGTGTCCCAGTTATGTGAAATGGGATTCCCACTGGAGGCCTGCAGGAAAGCTGTGTACTACACTGGGAACACTGGAATTGATGCTGCCACGAATTGGATCATGAGCCATATGGATGATCCAG ACTTTGCGGCCCCCCTTGTTCTGCCAGGCTGCAGCTCTGGTGCTGGTACCACACCCACAGAGAGCCTCTGTGAGGAGCACCTGGCAACAATCGTCTCCATGGGCTTCAGTCGAGACCAGGCAACCAAAGCACTCAGAGCCACG AGTAATGTCCTGGATCGAGCAGTGGACTGGATCTTCTCCCACCTGGATGATCTGGAGTCTATGGATGTGTCTGAAGGAGGCCGCTCAGCTGCTGATAGCGAGGGAGGCAGGGATCCTCCTCCTGGGCCTCGTGTCAGAGACGGATCAGGCA AATATGAGCTGTTTGCATTCATCAGTCACATGGGGACAAGCACTATGTGCGGCCATTATGTCTGTCACATCAAGAAGGATCAGCA GTGGGTTATCTTCAATGATCAGAAGGTTTGTGCTTCAGAGAAACCTCCCAAAGACCTGGGATACCTCTATTTCTATCGGAGAGTAGCTGAATGA
- the usp5 gene encoding ubiquitin carboxyl-terminal hydrolase 5 isoform X3 gives MNSFLGFGSQYVDRHHARTGQRAFLHIARTRKAKKEDDNNSGPEHPPKKKPTRLAIGIEGGFDVEQDQYEEDVRVVILPDRQEVTSEDLATMPDVVRERVSLSMAGIMAADSVSHTLQVQQWDGEVRQESRHAADLKQLDNGVKIPPSGWRCEVCDLQENLWMNLTDGKVLCGRRYFDGTGGNNHALLHFQETGYPLAVKLGTITPDGADVYSYDEDDMVLDSKLPEHLAHFGIDMMTMEKTERTMTELEIAVNQRVGEWEVIQESGTTLRPLLGPGLTGMKNLGNSCYLNSVMQVLFTIPDFQNKYVANIDKIINEAPSDPTQDFKTQVAKLGYGLLSGEYSKPAPDPGDENGASEPRGDQIGIAPRMFKALVGRGHPEFSTNRQQDAQEFLLHFINMVERNCRSGPNPSEAFRFLVEERIVCQQSQKAKYTQRVDYMVQLPVPMDQATNTEELQEAERRREEGDSSAPTVRAQIPFTACMAALSEPEMLTDFWSSAVQAKTTATKTTCFASFPDYLVIQIKKFTFGLDWVPKKLDVSIDVPDTLDLSALRATGQQPGEELLPEVAPPPLMTPDVEVKGILGSHGNEDDDSLYSPLLSPVLDDSTVSQLCEMGFPLEACRKAVYYTGNTGIDAATNWIMSHMDDPDFAAPLVLPGCSSGAGTTPTESLCEEHLATIVSMGFSRDQATKALRATSNVLDRAVDWIFSHLDDLESMDVSEGGRSAADSEGGRDPPPGPRVRDGSGKYELFAFISHMGTSTMCGHYVCHIKKDQQWVIFNDQKVCASEKPPKDLGYLYFYRRVAE, from the exons ATGAACAGTTTCCTGGGCTTTGGAAGTCAGTATGTGGACAGACATCATGCTCGGACTGGCCAGAGGGCTTTTTTGCACATCGCCCGGACTCGTAAGGCAAAG AAGGAAGATGACAATAACTCCGGACCTGAACACCCACCGAAGAAAAAGCCTACAAGACTGGCTATAG GCATTGAAGGAGGTTTTGATGTTGAGCAGGATCAGTATGAGGAAGATGTAAGGGTAGTCATTTTACCTGACAGACAAGAAGTGACATCAGAGGACCTTGCAACTATGCCAGATGTTGTGAGAGAACGG GTATCCTTGTCAATGGCGGGTATTATGGCGGCCGACTCAGTGTCTCATACTTTACAAGTTCAACAGTGGGATGGAGAGGTGAGACAGGAGTCAAGGCACGCCGCTGACCTTAAACAGCTTGACAATGGAGTCAAAATCCCTCCCAG TGGCTGGCGGTGTGAGGTATGTGACCTCCAGGAGAATCTTTGGATGAACCTGACAGATGGTAAAGTGCTCTGTGGTCGCAGGTATTTTGATGGCACTGGGGGCAACAACCATGCCCTTCTCCACTTCCAAGAGACAGGATACCCACTTGCTGTCAAGCTCGGTACCATCACCCCTGATGGAGCAG ATGTGTATTCTTATGATGAGGATGATATGGTGCTGGATTCCAAGTTACCAGAGCACCTTGCTCACTTTGGCATTGACATGATGACAATGGAAAAG ACTGAACGAACTATGACAGAGTTAGAAATTGCTGTGAACCAGCGTGTGGGAGAGTGGGAAGTTATCCAGGAGTCGGGGACTACCCTACGTCCCCTGTTGGGCCCTGGCCTGACTGGCATGAAGAACCTGGGCAACAGCTGCTACCTCAACTCTGTCATGCAAGTGCTCTTCACCATTCCAGACTTCCAAAACAA GTATGTTGCTAATATTGACAAGATCATTAATGAAGCACCAAGTGATCCCACCCAGGACTTCAAAACCCAAGT AGCCAAGCTTGGCTACGGTCTGTTATCAGGAGAGTATTCTAAACCAGCACCAGATCCCGGAGATGAAAATGGTGCATCTGAACCCAGG GGAGACCAAATCGGCATAGCACCACGAATGTTCAAAGCACTTGTTGGGAGAGGCCACCCAGAGTTTTCCACCAATCGACAACAGGATGCTCAGGAGTTTTTATTGCACTTCATAAACATGGTGGAG AGAAACTGTCGCTCTGGGCCCAATCCATCTGAAGCCTTTAGATTCCTTGTGGAGGAGAGGATTGTGTGTCAGCAGTCACAGAAAGCCAAGTACACACAGCGGGTGGATTATATGGTTCAGCTACCTGTTCCAATGGACCAGGCTACCAACACAG AAGAGCTTCAGGAGGCAGAGCGTCGACGTGAAGAGGGGGACTCATCAGCCCCTACAGTGCGAGCACAAATCCCCTTCACAGCTTGCATGGCGGCGCTCAGTGAACCAGAGATGCTCACAGACTTCTGGAGCTCAGCTGTGCAGGCAAAAACTACTGCTACCAA AACAACCTGCTTTGCCTCTTTCCCTGACTACCTGGTAATCCAGATTAAGAAGTTTACCTTTGGCCTTGACTGGGTGCCCAAGAAATTGG ATGTGAGCATCGATGTTCCTGACACTCTGGACCTGAGTGCGCTACGTGCGACTGGCCAGCAGCCAGGGGAGGAGCTTCTACCAGAGGTGGCCCCGCCCCCACTTATGACCCCAGATGTGGAGGTTAAAGGTATCCTGGGTTCCCATGGCAACGAGGACGACGACTCACTCTACTCCCCACTGCTGT CTCCAGTCCTTGATGACTCTACTGTGTCCCAGTTATGTGAAATGGGATTCCCACTGGAGGCCTGCAGGAAAGCTGTGTACTACACTGGGAACACTGGAATTGATGCTGCCACGAATTGGATCATGAGCCATATGGATGATCCAG ACTTTGCGGCCCCCCTTGTTCTGCCAGGCTGCAGCTCTGGTGCTGGTACCACACCCACAGAGAGCCTCTGTGAGGAGCACCTGGCAACAATCGTCTCCATGGGCTTCAGTCGAGACCAGGCAACCAAAGCACTCAGAGCCACG AGTAATGTCCTGGATCGAGCAGTGGACTGGATCTTCTCCCACCTGGATGATCTGGAGTCTATGGATGTGTCTGAAGGAGGCCGCTCAGCTGCTGATAGCGAGGGAGGCAGGGATCCTCCTCCTGGGCCTCGTGTCAGAGACGGATCAGGCA AATATGAGCTGTTTGCATTCATCAGTCACATGGGGACAAGCACTATGTGCGGCCATTATGTCTGTCACATCAAGAAGGATCAGCA GTGGGTTATCTTCAATGATCAGAAGGTTTGTGCTTCAGAGAAACCTCCCAAAGACCTGGGATACCTCTATTTCTATCGGAGAGTAGCTGAATGA
- the usp5 gene encoding ubiquitin carboxyl-terminal hydrolase 5 isoform X1: MADVGEVLMSVLSTIRVPKPGDRVHKDECALSFSTPESEGGIYVCMNSFLGFGSQYVDRHHARTGQRAFLHIARTRKAKKEDDNNSGPEHPPKKKPTRLAIGIEGGFDVEQDQYEEDVRVVILPDRQEVTSEDLATMPDVVRERVSLSMAGIMAADSVSHTLQVQQWDGEVRQESRHAADLKQLDNGVKIPPSGWRCEVCDLQENLWMNLTDGKVLCGRRYFDGTGGNNHALLHFQETGYPLAVKLGTITPDGADVYSYDEDDMVLDSKLPEHLAHFGIDMMTMEKTERTMTELEIAVNQRVGEWEVIQESGTTLRPLLGPGLTGMKNLGNSCYLNSVMQVLFTIPDFQNKYVANIDKIINEAPSDPTQDFKTQVAKLGYGLLSGEYSKPAPDPGDENGASEPRGDQIGIAPRMFKALVGRGHPEFSTNRQQDAQEFLLHFINMVERNCRSGPNPSEAFRFLVEERIVCQQSQKAKYTQRVDYMVQLPVPMDQATNTEELQEAERRREEGDSSAPTVRAQIPFTACMAALSEPEMLTDFWSSAVQAKTTATKTTCFASFPDYLVIQIKKFTFGLDWVPKKLDVSIDVPDTLDLSALRATGQQPGEELLPEVAPPPLMTPDVEVKGILGSHGNEDDDSLYSPLLSPVLDDSTVSQLCEMGFPLEACRKAVYYTGNTGIDAATNWIMSHMDDPDFAAPLVLPGCSSGAGTTPTESLCEEHLATIVSMGFSRDQATKALRATSNVLDRAVDWIFSHLDDLESMDVSEGGRSAADSEGGRDPPPGPRVRDGSGKYELFAFISHMGTSTMCGHYVCHIKKDQQWVIFNDQKVCASEKPPKDLGYLYFYRRVAE; encoded by the exons ATGGCGGATGTTGGTGAGGTTTTGATGTCGGTTTTGTCCACAATTCGGGTTCCGAAACCCGGTGACCGTGTTCACAAAGACGAATGCGCCTTGTCATTTTCCACCCCA GAAAGTGAGGGGGGCATTTATGTGTGCATGAACAGTTTCCTGGGCTTTGGAAGTCAGTATGTGGACAGACATCATGCTCGGACTGGCCAGAGGGCTTTTTTGCACATCGCCCGGACTCGTAAGGCAAAG AAGGAAGATGACAATAACTCCGGACCTGAACACCCACCGAAGAAAAAGCCTACAAGACTGGCTATAG GCATTGAAGGAGGTTTTGATGTTGAGCAGGATCAGTATGAGGAAGATGTAAGGGTAGTCATTTTACCTGACAGACAAGAAGTGACATCAGAGGACCTTGCAACTATGCCAGATGTTGTGAGAGAACGG GTATCCTTGTCAATGGCGGGTATTATGGCGGCCGACTCAGTGTCTCATACTTTACAAGTTCAACAGTGGGATGGAGAGGTGAGACAGGAGTCAAGGCACGCCGCTGACCTTAAACAGCTTGACAATGGAGTCAAAATCCCTCCCAG TGGCTGGCGGTGTGAGGTATGTGACCTCCAGGAGAATCTTTGGATGAACCTGACAGATGGTAAAGTGCTCTGTGGTCGCAGGTATTTTGATGGCACTGGGGGCAACAACCATGCCCTTCTCCACTTCCAAGAGACAGGATACCCACTTGCTGTCAAGCTCGGTACCATCACCCCTGATGGAGCAG ATGTGTATTCTTATGATGAGGATGATATGGTGCTGGATTCCAAGTTACCAGAGCACCTTGCTCACTTTGGCATTGACATGATGACAATGGAAAAG ACTGAACGAACTATGACAGAGTTAGAAATTGCTGTGAACCAGCGTGTGGGAGAGTGGGAAGTTATCCAGGAGTCGGGGACTACCCTACGTCCCCTGTTGGGCCCTGGCCTGACTGGCATGAAGAACCTGGGCAACAGCTGCTACCTCAACTCTGTCATGCAAGTGCTCTTCACCATTCCAGACTTCCAAAACAA GTATGTTGCTAATATTGACAAGATCATTAATGAAGCACCAAGTGATCCCACCCAGGACTTCAAAACCCAAGT AGCCAAGCTTGGCTACGGTCTGTTATCAGGAGAGTATTCTAAACCAGCACCAGATCCCGGAGATGAAAATGGTGCATCTGAACCCAGG GGAGACCAAATCGGCATAGCACCACGAATGTTCAAAGCACTTGTTGGGAGAGGCCACCCAGAGTTTTCCACCAATCGACAACAGGATGCTCAGGAGTTTTTATTGCACTTCATAAACATGGTGGAG AGAAACTGTCGCTCTGGGCCCAATCCATCTGAAGCCTTTAGATTCCTTGTGGAGGAGAGGATTGTGTGTCAGCAGTCACAGAAAGCCAAGTACACACAGCGGGTGGATTATATGGTTCAGCTACCTGTTCCAATGGACCAGGCTACCAACACAG AAGAGCTTCAGGAGGCAGAGCGTCGACGTGAAGAGGGGGACTCATCAGCCCCTACAGTGCGAGCACAAATCCCCTTCACAGCTTGCATGGCGGCGCTCAGTGAACCAGAGATGCTCACAGACTTCTGGAGCTCAGCTGTGCAGGCAAAAACTACTGCTACCAA AACAACCTGCTTTGCCTCTTTCCCTGACTACCTGGTAATCCAGATTAAGAAGTTTACCTTTGGCCTTGACTGGGTGCCCAAGAAATTGG ATGTGAGCATCGATGTTCCTGACACTCTGGACCTGAGTGCGCTACGTGCGACTGGCCAGCAGCCAGGGGAGGAGCTTCTACCAGAGGTGGCCCCGCCCCCACTTATGACCCCAGATGTGGAGGTTAAAGGTATCCTGGGTTCCCATGGCAACGAGGACGACGACTCACTCTACTCCCCACTGCTGT CTCCAGTCCTTGATGACTCTACTGTGTCCCAGTTATGTGAAATGGGATTCCCACTGGAGGCCTGCAGGAAAGCTGTGTACTACACTGGGAACACTGGAATTGATGCTGCCACGAATTGGATCATGAGCCATATGGATGATCCAG ACTTTGCGGCCCCCCTTGTTCTGCCAGGCTGCAGCTCTGGTGCTGGTACCACACCCACAGAGAGCCTCTGTGAGGAGCACCTGGCAACAATCGTCTCCATGGGCTTCAGTCGAGACCAGGCAACCAAAGCACTCAGAGCCACG AGTAATGTCCTGGATCGAGCAGTGGACTGGATCTTCTCCCACCTGGATGATCTGGAGTCTATGGATGTGTCTGAAGGAGGCCGCTCAGCTGCTGATAGCGAGGGAGGCAGGGATCCTCCTCCTGGGCCTCGTGTCAGAGACGGATCAGGCA AATATGAGCTGTTTGCATTCATCAGTCACATGGGGACAAGCACTATGTGCGGCCATTATGTCTGTCACATCAAGAAGGATCAGCA GTGGGTTATCTTCAATGATCAGAAGGTTTGTGCTTCAGAGAAACCTCCCAAAGACCTGGGATACCTCTATTTCTATCGGAGAGTAGCTGAATGA
- the p3h3 gene encoding prolyl 3-hydroxylase 3 → MALHCNHFTVYVAFQFLILALVDFSSATPGGSSPNVMSLLQPYDFLYYSGVRAYFGGEWGKAAELLEKSLLTKEALFRVRKQCHSDCVAAGREELSKLDSKEGSLWDLFALDWVQQKAECLRFCIGRSVNPIGHLPVSTDIEYEFGTRNPYNFLQVTYFKLEKLQKAASAAHTYFVANPSHLEMRNNIEKYRRMKGVTDEAFQDREIENEKHWVHYDAALHYEASSDWVQAVEKWKECVNETLRQTEECRVQCELASQRLPEDRGVESVTGVFEKAAALSLSLLSCRQSCVTQVATRPGRISAQEDYLPTQLEHLHIAQFKAGDISGAVQTLRSLLLFYPLDKDSLDNLQLYYETLGGDTGSQVTQPAQEVVRYVSRSLQEKKLLYFGMEKLDFSFTDPDLWTPEDVVPESLRETWRAEKEKMNEKMKEGEQQEEVDDSGFFAGGPVRQVGVTITMDDEILNGTNRVVLDGVMTEKECDRILLLAKDAASSGDGYRGRRSPHTPHETFEGLTVLRAAKLAQDGLVNQSDARLLHELGERVRVLLHSYFRSPSGLFISFTHLVCRSAVSGNQEGRLDLSHPVHVDNCLLEPETKHCWKEPPAFIHRDLSAILYLNDNFDGGELFFTKRDAKTVTARVKPSCGRLVGFSSGPVNPHGVNAVTSGRRCALALWFTKEKLYRDMEREEAKALWAADGKTVVTKDDDESEGEATTTQNARSHTQKEKSRGRGRVTGGKDEL, encoded by the exons ATGGCGCTGCACTGTAATCATTTCACTGTATACGTGGCGTTTCAATTTCTTATTCTAGCGTTAGTTGATTTTTCTTCGGCGACTCCGGGTGGCAGCAGCCCTAATGTTATGTCCCTTTTGCAGCCATATgattttttatattacagtgGGGTACGTGCATATTTTGGTGGGGAGTGGGGGAAGGCTGCGGAGTTGCTGGAGAAATCCCTCCTCACCAAGGAGGCACTGTTCAGAGTCCGCAAGCAGTGTCACAGTGACTGTGTGGCAGCAGGGAGAGAGGAACTCAGTAAACTGG ACTCTAAAGAGGGGAGTTTGTGGGACCTCTTTGCCTTGGATTGGGTGCAGCAGAAAGCTGAGTGTTTGAGGTTCTGTATTGGACGCTCTGTCAACCCAATAGGGCATCTTCCTGTTTCTACTGACATTGAGTATGAATTTGGCACTCGCAATCCCTATAACTTTCTCCAGGTCACATACTTTAAG TTGGAAAAGTTGCAAAAGGCGGCATCAGCAGCTCATACATACTTTGTGGCCAACCCTAGTCATCTGGAGATGAGGAACAACATTGAAAAGTACAGACGGATGAAAGGAGTGACAGATGAGGCCTTCCAGGACAGAGAGATTGAGAATGAGAAACATTGG GTTCATTATGATGCCGCTCTCCACTATGAGGCTTCCTCTGACTGGGTGCAAGCAGTAGAGAAATGGaaagaatgtgtgaatgaaacACTGCGGCAGACAGAGGAGTGCAGGGTGCAGTGTGAGTTAGCCTCCCAGCGTCTGCCAGAGGACAGGGGAGTGGAGAGTGTTACCGGCGTGTTTGAGAAGGCTGCAG CtctttccctctccctgctctcgTGCCGTCAGTCCTGCGTGACTCAGGTAGCCACGCGACCTGGAAGGATTTCTGCTCAGGAAGATTACCTGCCCACACAGCTGGAGCATCTGCACATTGCACAGTTTAAAG CTGGTGATATTAGTGGAGCTGTGCAAACTCTGCGTTCTCTTCTCCTGTTTTACCCCTTGGACAAGGACTCCTTAGACAACCTGCAGCTCTACTATGAGACACTAGGAGGAGATACAGGGTCACAAGTAACACAGCCTGCTCAG GAGGTAGTCAGATATGTCAGTCGTTCTTTACAGGAGAAGAAGCTACTCTATTTTGGTATGGAGAAACTAGATTTCAGTTTTACTGACCCA GATCTTTGGACCCCAGAAGATGTTGTACCTGAATCACTGAGAGAGACGTGGAG ggctgagaaagagaaaatgaatgagaaaatgaaagagggaGAACAGCAGGAGGAAGTGGATGATAGTGGCTTTTTTGCAG GTGGTCCAGTTCGTCAGGTCGGTGTGACCATCACCATGGATGACGAGATTTTGAACGGAACTAATCGCGTAGTACTTGATGGAGTGATGACTGAGAAGGAGTGTGACAGAATATTGCTTTTAGCAAAA GATGCAGCATCATCTGGAGATGGTTACCGGGGACGACGGTCTCCACACACACCTCATGAGACTTTTGAGGGCCTAACTGTGCTCAGAGCTGCGAAG TTGGCTCAGGATGGCTTGGTGAACCAATCTGATGCCAGGCTGTTACACGAGCTgggtgagagagtgagagtccTGCTACACTCCTACTTCAGGAGCCCCTCAGGACTCTTCATCTCTTTTACACACCTGGTGTGCCGCAGTGCTGTCTCAG GTAACCAAGAGGGCAGGTTGGACCTGTCTCACCCTGTCCATGTTGACAACTGTCTCCTTGAGCCAGAGACTAAGCATTGCTGGAAAGAACCACCAGCATTCATACACAGGGACCTCAG TGCTATTCTCTACCTGAATGACAACTTTGATGGCGGAGAGCTGTTTTTCACTAAAAGAGATGCCAAGACAGTAACA GCTCGGGTAAAACCCAGCTGTGGTCGACTTGTGGGCTTCTCCTCAGGTCCAGTAAACCCTCACGGTGTGAATGCAGTGACCTCTGGCAGGCGTTGTGCGCTGGCCCTTTGGTTCACAAAAGAGAAGCTCTACAGAGACATG GAGCGAGAGGAGGCCAAGGCCTTGTGGGCTGCAGATGGAAAGACTGTGGTAACAAAGGACGACGACGAGTCGGAGGGTGAGGCTACCACCACTCAGAACGCTCGGAGCCATACGCAGAAGGAGAAAAGCAGAGGGAGAGGCAGGGTGACTGGAGGCAAGGATGAGCTGTGA
- the gnb3a gene encoding guanine nucleotide-binding protein G(I)/G(S)/G(T) subunit beta-3a gives MGEMEQLRKEVENLKDQITAARKGVQDTTLQEAAAGISVMGRVQMKTRKTLRGHLAKIYAMHWGADSKLCVSASQDGKLIVWDSITTNKVNAIPLKSSWVMTCAYAPSGNLVACGGLDNMCSIYNLKGKDGNVKVMRELAAHTGYLSCCRFLSDSEIITSSGDCTCVLWDIETGTQKTVFAGHQGDCMCLAVSPDFNFFISGACDYTAKLWDIREGTCRQTFGGHESDINAIGFFPNGNAVITGSDDASCKLYDMRADQELMTYQDSSIMCGVTSLAPSLSGRLILAGYDDFNVNIWDSLKAERVGVLAGHDNRVSCIGVSSDGMACCTGSWDSFLKIWN, from the exons ATGGGTGAAATGGAGCAGCTGCGAAAGGAGGTGGAAAACCTCAAAGACCAGATCACT GCAGCTCGTAAAGGGGTGCAGGACACAACACTGCAGGAAGCAGCCGCTGGGATCAGCGTGATGGGGCGTGTTCAGATGAAGACCAGGAAAACACTAAGGGGTCACCTTGCCAAGATCTACGCTATGCACTGGGGTGCTGATTCCAA ACTGTGTGTCAGTGCATCACAAGATGGAAAACTTATAGTGTGGGACAGTATCACCACCAACAAG GTGAATGCCATCCCTCTCAAGTCATCCTGGGTGATGACTTGTGCCTATGCTCCTTCGGGAAACCTAGTGGCTTGTGGTGGTCTGGACAACATGTGCTCCATCTACAATCTCAAGGGCAAAGATGGTAATGTGAAGGTCATGCGTGAATTGGCAGCACACACAG GTTACTTGTCCTGCTGTCGTTTCCTCAGTGACAGTGAGATTATCACCAGCTCTGGAGACTGCACTTG TGTATTATGGGATATTGAGACGGGAACCCAAAAGACTGTCTTTGCTGGACACCAGGGAGACTGCATGTGCCTGGCTGTGTCCCCCGACTTcaattttttcatttcaggAGCCTGTGACTATACTGCCAAGCTCTGGGACATCAGGGAGGGCACATGCAGACAGACCTTTGGAGGTCATGAAAGTGACATTAATGCAATTGGG ttCTTCCCCAATGGTAACGCAGTAATAACAGGGTCTGATGATGCCAGCTGCAAACTGTATGACATGCGAGCCGACCAGGAGCTAATGACCTACCAGGACTCCAGCATCATGTGCGGAGTAACCTCCCTGGCTCCCTCCCTGTCTGGACGCTTGATACTGGCTGGCTACGATGACTTCAACGTCAATATCTGGGACTCGCTTAAAGCTGAGAGAGTAG GAGTCCTGGCTGGTCATGACAACAGAGTGAGCTGTATCGGTGTATCTTCAGATGGCATGGCATGCTGCACAGGATCCTGGGACAGCTTCCTCAAGATATGGAATTGA